A window of Synchiropus splendidus isolate RoL2022-P1 chromosome 9, RoL_Sspl_1.0, whole genome shotgun sequence contains these coding sequences:
- the LOC128764519 gene encoding muscarinic acetylcholine receptor M3-like isoform X2 → MTSSNSTDPGLLLIANSSLSAEGSFPESNAFHQGGEGGGAMGLLYVNSQEDNSSITSQLLNLTRQSQNQTASLDPLGGHPVWQVVLIVLLTGMLSLVTIIGNLLVVVSFKVNRQLKTVNNYFLLSLAVADLIIGVISMNLYTTYLVMGYWAMGNWACDLWLAIDYVASNASVMNLLVISFDRYFSITRPLTYRAKRTTKRAGIMIGLAWFVSLVLWAPAILLWQYLEGKRTVPSHQCYIQFLSEPTITFCTAMLAFYLPVTIMSFLYWQIYKETENRSKELAGLQGSGIAGRNGNGGLERAQFVRQTGSSRSCNSYELTRLSRRRSTCREIVGRMHCWPGVRFWRPSSSRHGDGDPDQSSSDSWNNNDAAMSLDQSGSSDEEECGGREMISQSHAIFSIVLSLPGIKAAVNSQLTSCEDLDAASEEDPLKGAEYSRDSLSTEKTNTTATTPIEGADNSYHQHFCSRKIQSMPTIKDNTEASDGNPTTTASETSATSTAPKSTSVPISFKEAAIAKRFAARARTQITKRKRMSLVKEKKAAQTLSAILFAFIITWTPYNIMVLINAFCKNCIPETLWAVGYWLCYVNSTVNPMCYALCNKTFRTTFKMIILCRWDQKKRRKQQFEQRQSVVFHSRLPREST, encoded by the coding sequence ATGACCTCCAGCAACAGCACAGACCCTGGTCTCCTCCTGATTGCCAACAGCTCTCTCTCAGCAGAAGGATCCTTCCCAGAATCCAATGCTTTCCACCAGGGAGGGGAAGGAGGGGGGGCGATGGGTTTGTTATACGTGAACTCCCAGGAGGACAATTCCTCCATCACCAGCCAACTGTTAAATCTCACGCGGCAGTCCCAGAACCAGACGGCGTCCTTGGATCCCCTGGGAGGACACCCCGTCTGGCAGGTGGTCCTCATCGTCCTGCTCACCGGCATGCTGTCGCTGGTCACCATCATCGGCAACCTCCTGGTGGTGGTGTCCTTCAAAGTGAATCGCCAGCTGAAGACGGTCAATAACTACTTCTTGTTGAGCTTGGCAGTAGCTGACCTCATCATCGGGGTCATCTCGATGAACCTCTACACCACTTATCTTGTGATGGGTTACTGGGCCATGGGCAACTGGGCCTGTGACCTCTGGCTGGCTATCGATTACGTCGCCAGCAACGCCTCTGTTATGAACCTTCTGGTCATCAGCTTTGACCGCTACTTTTCTATCACCAGGCCTCTGACCTATCGTGCGAAGCGGACGACCAAGCGGGCCGGCATCATGATCGGCCTGGCCTGGTTTGTCTCGCTCGTCTTGTGGGCACCTGCCATCCTTCTGTGGCAGTACTTGGAAGGGAAAAGAACGGTCCCCTCgcatcagtgctacattcagttCCTGTCAGAGCCCACGATTACCTTCTGCACTGCGATGCTGGCGTTTTACCTGCCCGTCACAATTATGAGCTTTCTCTACTGGCAGATTTACAAGGAGACGGAAAACCGGTCTAAAGAGTTGGCAGGGCTGCAAGGCTCCGGCATTGCTGGACGAAATGGCAACGGAGGGCTCGAAAGGGCTCAGTTTGTGCGTCAAACAGGAAGCTCCCGGAGTTGCAACAGCTATGAACTGACTCGCTTGTCCCGGAGGAGGAGCACATGCAGGGAGATCGTGGGTCGCATGCACTGCTGGCCTGGCGTCCGCTTTTGGAGACCAAGTAGCTCCAGACATGGAGATGGTGACCCGGACCAGAGTAGCAGCGACAGCTGGAACAACAACGATGCTGCCATGTCACTGGACCAGTCGGGGTCCTCGGATGAGGAGGAGTGTGGCGGCAGGGAGATGATCTCCCAGAGTCACGCCATCTTCTCAATTGTTCTCAGCCTTCCAGGGATCAAAGCTGCTGTCAACTCCCAGCTGACGTCTTGCGAGGACCTTGACGCTGCATCGGAAGAGGACCCTCTGAAGGGGGCAGAGTACAGCCGAGACAGCCTGTCCACCGAGAAAACCAACACCACTGCCACCACTCCTATCGAGGGAGCCGACAACAGCTATCACCAACACTTCTGCTCTCGCAAGATCCAGTCCATGCCAACCATCAAGGACAACACAGAGGCCTCGGACGGGAACCCGACCACCACTGCCAGCGAGACGTCCGCCACCAGCACAGCCCCCAAGTCCACGTCCGTCCCCATTTCCTTCAAAGAGGCAGCTATAGCGAAGCGTTTCGCCGCCCGAGCTCGAACTCAGATCACCAAGAGGAAGCGCATGTCTTtagtgaaggagaagaaggcagCTCAGACGCTCAGCGCCATCCTCTTCGCTTTCATCATCACATGGACGCCATATAACATCATGGTGCTGATCAACGCCTTCTGCAAAAACTGTATACCGGAGACCCTGTGGGCGGTGGGATACTGGCTGTGCTACGTCAACAGCACCGTGAACCCCATGTGCTACGCCCTGTGCAACAAGACCTTCAGGACAACCTTTAAGATGATCATTCTGTGCCGCTGGGACCAGAAGAAGCGCAGGAAGCAGCAGTTTGAGCAGAGACAGTCCGTGGTCTTCCACAGCCGGCTACCCCGTGAGTCCACATGA